In Hemibagrus wyckioides isolate EC202008001 linkage group LG21, SWU_Hwy_1.0, whole genome shotgun sequence, the following proteins share a genomic window:
- the LOC131342690 gene encoding serine/threonine-protein kinase pim-1-like — protein MMPYEKLQLTGYGWLPVEIALMVLANSKPCSKILKILDWYEERKRYVVILERPEPCLDLEEFSSKQGGCLTESEACIVMWQLMVALKHCKSQGILHRDVKPENILIQTNTWQVKLFDFGCGDLVKDSYNYFAGTRQYAPPEWFVQGQYRADPATVWSVGVTLYRLVCGCLPFRTPEETKTGHLFFPESLSQGKKVQRLISYGLINSRLNYTLYTDLSRERSIHLF, from the exons ATGATGCCGTAtgaaaaactgcagctt ACAGGATATGGATGGCTCCCCGTTGAGATAGCGCTGATGGTCCTTGCGAACAGCAAACCTTGCTCAAAAATCCTCAAGATTCTGGACTGGTACGAAGAGCGAAAACGCTACGTTGTCATTCTGGAACGGCCTGAACCATGTCTGGACCTCGAGGAATTCTCCAGCAAGCAAGGTGGATGTTTGACGGAGTCCGAGGCTTGCATTGTGATGTGGCAGCTGATGGTGGCGCTGAAGCATTGTAAGAGCCAGGGGATACTGCACCGTGATGTCAAGCCAGAAAACATCCTGATTCAGACCAACACGTGGCAAGTCAAGCTGTTTGACTTCGGTTGCGGAGACCTCGTCAAAGACTCCTACAATTACTTTGCAG GCACACGTCAATATGCCCCTCCTGAGTGGTTCGTACAGGGGCAGTATCGGGCAGACCCAGCTACCGTCTGGTCTGTGGGCGTGACGCTGTACAGGCTGGTGTGTGGCTGTCTGCCTTTCAGGACCCCTGAGGAAACCAAAACTGGCCATTTGTTCTTCCCCGAAAGTCTGTCTCAAGGCAAGAAAGTACAAAGACTGATAAGCTATGGACTAATTAATAGCAGACTGAACTATACCTTATACACAGACTTGAGCAGAGAAAGAAGcatccatttattttaa